A genomic window from Periweissella cryptocerci includes:
- a CDS encoding helix-hairpin-helix domain-containing protein, which produces MLERVTELWEQYQRWVIIAVVIVGGGTAVLLGSGVIATAPKPDANIKAVSQIGQPPEPKVSSRVANSAVTSSTAKRLFVDVKGAVNKPGVLEVAAGARLDSILALAGGVTKKADLNQVNLAQEVQDQQIIYVPKQGEQTPAQFNNAGGTATSGVAGAGEATTEANVNLNNASKEDLQTLTGVGPSKADAIIQYREEHGQFGTIEELTEVTGFGEKTFEKLKDKLSV; this is translated from the coding sequence ATGTTAGAACGAGTGACAGAATTGTGGGAACAGTATCAGCGATGGGTGATTATTGCAGTGGTGATTGTTGGTGGCGGTACGGCAGTATTATTGGGAAGTGGTGTCATAGCAACAGCCCCAAAGCCCGACGCAAATATTAAAGCGGTTAGCCAGATTGGGCAACCACCAGAGCCCAAAGTTTCAAGCCGGGTAGCAAATAGTGCGGTCACGTCATCGACGGCTAAGCGCTTATTTGTAGACGTAAAAGGTGCGGTTAATAAACCAGGTGTCTTGGAAGTAGCTGCCGGTGCGCGGCTCGATAGTATTTTGGCTTTGGCGGGTGGGGTAACAAAAAAGGCTGATTTAAACCAAGTTAACTTAGCGCAAGAAGTTCAAGATCAACAAATTATTTATGTGCCAAAACAAGGAGAGCAGACACCAGCGCAATTTAATAATGCTGGTGGAACGGCAACGAGTGGTGTAGCGGGAGCTGGGGAAGCCACAACTGAAGCCAATGTTAATTTGAATAATGCGTCGAAAGAGGATCTCCAGACATTGACGGGTGTCGGACCAAGCAAGGCAGATGCTATTATTCAATATCGTGAAGAACATGGGCAGTTTGGCACAATTGAGGAACTAACTGAAGTGACCGGTTTTGGTGAAAAGACGTTTGAAAAATTAAAAGATAAATTAAGTGTTTAG
- a CDS encoding ComE operon protein 2 — MVKRIPWDEYFMLQAVALSSRSTCNRLSVGAVLVRDRRLIASGYNGAVEGDAHCFDVGDLMVDGHCIRAIHAEQNALLQCAKYGIAADGAEVYVTDFPCVNCTKMLLQAGIKKINYLRNYNNDEFAQHLIDLKGVELNQVHFSDSAQDAVNLDLYK, encoded by the coding sequence ATGGTAAAACGAATTCCTTGGGATGAATACTTCATGTTACAAGCAGTAGCTTTATCATCACGTTCAACATGTAATCGCTTATCAGTTGGGGCGGTTTTAGTTCGTGACCGGCGCTTGATTGCGTCAGGTTACAACGGTGCTGTTGAAGGGGATGCGCACTGTTTTGATGTTGGTGATTTAATGGTTGACGGTCACTGTATTCGGGCGATCCATGCGGAACAAAACGCACTACTTCAATGTGCTAAGTACGGAATTGCCGCTGATGGGGCGGAGGTCTACGTGACGGATTTTCCATGTGTAAATTGCACTAAAATGTTGCTACAAGCGGGAATTAAGAAAATTAACTATCTGCGAAACTATAATAATGATGAATTTGCACAGCATTTGATTGACCTTAAAGGGGTTGAACTCAACCAAGTTCATTTCTCTGATTCAGCACAGGACGCTGTGAATCTCGACCTTTACAAATAA